The following are encoded in a window of Desulfopila inferna genomic DNA:
- a CDS encoding B12-binding domain-containing radical SAM protein, which translates to MAFLTLMRISLVGLNARYTHSCLALFYIRNELLRNSDDFEVQIQQFTINDPYYEMLLQLSAGSFDYYFFSASIWNSDLVVRLIDDLLRIDPQHLCVVGGPQAEVIGKTIVHPRLFVVTGEIERVGPDFYKDLQERKLQQSYGAGGRGRDFSAPYVDSDFTDHLQNRHIYYEASRGCPFSCTYCLSAAHRGIYHKELTRVRAELDQILRWNPRVVRFVDRTFNDDTARTLAIWKFLAGQQCDTVFHFEMSPDRFTEEMFVFLENLPAGKFQFEIGIQSTNGATLKAIRRSMNIEVARINLLRLSRMNTIHLHADLILGLPYDTPSSFLASFREVFAMKPHYIQMGLLKVLPDTPMCHTAPEYGYTYSSTPPYSVFANTWLNHQDMQKLYWFCECVERFVNNRYFVSLWEYFRSSKLDIVAFFQRLLEVCRQQGFFQRAPTQEFLNSLLLDCLKNRHDFDYILELLRYDWLRCGHRFLPEALSVAEQKSSRTIKKMLFGFIDDHSLSGSSGAERMYLLKKGFFLECSEKFFEEQGFETGKGRHFLCFVPERTTGLRRFHRVEQFYLPEKPD; encoded by the coding sequence TTGGCATTTCTTACGCTTATGCGGATTTCCCTTGTCGGCCTCAACGCCCGATATACTCACTCGTGCCTTGCACTCTTCTATATTCGCAACGAGCTGCTGCGCAATAGTGATGATTTTGAGGTACAAATACAGCAATTTACCATTAATGATCCCTATTATGAGATGCTCCTGCAACTCAGTGCAGGTTCCTTTGATTATTATTTTTTTTCCGCCTCAATCTGGAACAGTGATCTTGTAGTGCGGCTTATCGATGATCTGCTCCGGATAGATCCACAACATCTCTGTGTTGTCGGCGGACCACAGGCGGAGGTAATTGGTAAGACCATTGTTCATCCGCGCCTCTTCGTAGTCACCGGGGAAATCGAAAGAGTCGGTCCGGATTTCTATAAGGATCTGCAGGAAAGGAAATTACAGCAGTCGTATGGCGCAGGAGGCCGCGGCAGGGATTTTTCCGCCCCGTATGTGGATTCGGATTTCACCGACCATCTGCAGAACAGGCATATTTATTATGAAGCCTCCAGAGGCTGCCCCTTTTCCTGCACGTATTGTCTCTCTGCCGCCCATAGAGGTATTTATCATAAAGAACTAACGCGGGTCCGGGCTGAATTGGATCAGATCCTGAGATGGAACCCCCGTGTTGTTCGCTTTGTCGACAGAACCTTCAACGATGATACTGCCAGAACACTTGCCATCTGGAAATTTCTTGCTGGACAGCAATGTGATACGGTCTTTCATTTTGAAATGAGCCCGGACCGTTTCACGGAAGAAATGTTTGTCTTTCTGGAGAACCTTCCTGCCGGTAAGTTTCAGTTCGAAATCGGTATCCAGTCGACCAATGGAGCAACACTTAAGGCTATTCGAAGATCAATGAATATCGAAGTCGCCCGCATAAACCTTCTGCGATTAAGCCGGATGAATACCATTCATCTGCACGCTGATCTGATTCTGGGACTGCCGTATGATACACCATCAAGTTTTCTAGCCTCCTTCCGAGAGGTTTTTGCCATGAAACCCCATTATATCCAGATGGGGTTGCTCAAGGTGCTGCCGGATACACCTATGTGTCATACCGCACCCGAATATGGGTATACATATAGCTCCACGCCGCCGTATTCGGTGTTTGCCAACACATGGCTCAACCATCAGGATATGCAGAAACTGTACTGGTTTTGCGAATGCGTTGAGAGATTTGTCAATAACCGCTATTTTGTCTCCCTGTGGGAGTATTTCCGCAGCAGTAAGCTCGATATCGTGGCCTTTTTCCAGAGACTGCTTGAGGTGTGTCGGCAACAGGGCTTTTTTCAAAGAGCCCCGACTCAGGAATTTTTAAACTCTCTTCTTCTTGACTGCCTGAAAAACCGGCACGACTTCGACTATATCCTTGAATTATTACGCTATGATTGGTTACGCTGCGGGCACAGGTTTCTGCCGGAAGCTCTTAGCGTAGCTGAACAGAAAAGCTCGAGAACCATAAAAAAGATGCTGTTTGGCTTTATTGATGATCACTCTCTGTCGGGCAGCAGCGGCGCCGAGAGGATGTATCTTCTCAAAAAGGGTTTCTTCCTCGAATGTTCGGAAAAATTTTTTGAAGAACAAGGCTTTGAGACCGGCAAAGGACGCCATTTTCTTTGTTTCGTTCCGGAAAGAACGACCGGTCTGCGCCGCTTTCACCGTGTAGAACAGTTTTATTTGCCCGAAAAGCCTGATTGA